Proteins encoded within one genomic window of Spiribacter curvatus:
- a CDS encoding class I SAM-dependent methyltransferase gives MSLIIRHCDKPPQTPYHPPVVAAADADPAAAQALARRLGVELCQTTPATGLYLWLDASGLALCQAGRPPMSMRADFISGAQGYRAAHHGHHREAIARACGIRRGHRPWIVDATAGLGRDAFVLATAGAPVTLLERSAVVHALLVDGLQRATTGGAADRTARMDCRHADATEWLAQDVGDESPAVIYLDPMYSGRRRAAAGKELALLQALLMPATDESVLLERARVAAMDRVVVKRHRHARPLDDQTPDYHLPGRSTRFDVYRTRKD, from the coding sequence GTGAGTCTGATCATACGGCACTGCGACAAACCGCCACAAACGCCTTATCACCCACCGGTGGTGGCGGCCGCGGACGCGGACCCGGCCGCTGCGCAGGCGCTCGCTCGCCGGCTCGGCGTTGAGCTCTGTCAGACTACGCCCGCCACAGGCCTCTATCTGTGGCTGGACGCCAGTGGCCTGGCGCTGTGTCAGGCCGGCCGCCCGCCAATGTCGATGCGCGCCGACTTCATCAGTGGCGCTCAAGGCTATCGCGCCGCCCACCATGGTCATCACCGCGAAGCGATTGCCCGAGCCTGCGGCATCCGCCGAGGCCATCGGCCATGGATCGTGGATGCCACCGCCGGCCTGGGACGGGATGCCTTCGTGCTGGCCACCGCCGGCGCACCGGTCACACTGCTGGAGCGCTCGGCGGTCGTGCACGCGCTACTGGTCGATGGGCTGCAACGGGCGACGACAGGGGGCGCGGCGGATCGCACCGCGCGCATGGACTGTCGTCATGCCGATGCCACCGAATGGCTGGCGCAGGATGTCGGGGACGAATCGCCTGCGGTGATCTACCTCGACCCAATGTACAGCGGTCGTCGCCGCGCCGCTGCGGGCAAGGAGCTGGCGCTGCTGCAGGCCCTGTTGATGCCGGCAACCGATGAGTCGGTGCTGCTGGAGCGAGCACGCGTCGCGGCCATGGACCGAGTGGTCGTCAAGCGCCACCGCCATGCCCGACCGCTCGACGACCAGACGCCGGACTATCATCTGCCCGGTCGCAGCACACGTTTCGATGTCTATCGCACCAGAAAGGATTGA